From Streptomyces sp. NBC_00775, one genomic window encodes:
- a CDS encoding alpha/beta fold hydrolase, which produces MSRLMHVAHGAYAPPAPTRELTAVSADGARLHVEVHGPENAPPVVLAHGWTCSTAFWAAQIRDLAADHRVIAYDQRGHGRSPASATCSTEALADDLEAVLAATLAPGEKAVLVGHSMGGMTLMAASTRARFREHAAAALLCSTGSSRLVAEARVVPLRAGRLRTRVTKSVLGSRAPLGPVTPVARRILKYATMGPGSSPGMVEACARIVHACPRKVRHAWSVVLEMLDLDHGVRELKVPTAVVVGTADRLTPVVHARALVAALPHCVGVTELPGLGHMTPVEAPELVTSRIRELVTTYTHAAGTEEAAAAAQAVEIKEGA; this is translated from the coding sequence ATGAGCCGACTGATGCATGTGGCGCACGGGGCGTACGCGCCGCCCGCGCCGACGCGCGAGCTGACCGCGGTCTCCGCAGACGGCGCGCGTCTGCACGTCGAGGTGCACGGGCCCGAGAACGCGCCCCCCGTCGTCCTCGCGCACGGCTGGACCTGCTCGACCGCCTTCTGGGCGGCGCAGATACGGGACCTGGCCGCCGACCACCGGGTCATCGCGTACGACCAGCGTGGGCACGGGCGCAGCCCCGCGAGCGCCACGTGCAGTACGGAGGCGCTCGCCGACGACCTGGAGGCGGTGCTCGCCGCGACGCTCGCGCCGGGTGAGAAGGCTGTGCTCGTGGGGCACTCCATGGGTGGGATGACGCTCATGGCGGCTTCGACGAGGGCGCGTTTCCGGGAGCACGCGGCGGCCGCGCTGCTGTGCAGCACGGGGAGCTCGCGGTTGGTCGCGGAGGCGCGCGTGGTGCCGTTGCGCGCCGGGCGGCTGCGGACCCGTGTCACCAAGTCCGTGCTCGGATCGCGCGCCCCGCTCGGGCCGGTCACACCGGTCGCCCGGCGGATCCTCAAGTACGCGACCATGGGCCCCGGTTCGTCGCCCGGGATGGTGGAGGCGTGCGCGCGGATCGTGCACGCCTGTCCGCGCAAGGTGCGCCACGCCTGGTCGGTCGTCCTGGAGATGCTCGATCTCGATCACGGTGTACGGGAGTTGAAGGTGCCGACGGCGGTCGTCGTGGGGACGGCGGACCGGTTGACGCCCGTCGTGCACGCGCGCGCCCTCGTGGCGGCGCTGCCGCACTGTGTCGGCGTCACCGAGCTGCCGGGGCTCGGGCACATGACGCCGGTGGAGGCGCCCGAGCTCGTGACCTCCCGCATACGCGAACTCGTCACCACGTACACGCACGCCGCCGGGACGGAAGAAGCCGCAGCGGCCGCACAAGCCGTAGAGATCAAGGAGGGCGCATGA